Genomic DNA from Coleofasciculaceae cyanobacterium:
CCATTTTGCCAATCAACAGATGTAGTGAAAAATGGGAAATCAAAACAAGGAAAACAACGCTATTGCTGTCGCCATAAAGAATGTCCTCGCTCTACCTTTATACGAGATTATACTCATTATGGTTACCAACCAGAAGTAAAACAAAAGATTATTGAAATGGCAGTTAATGGCAGTGGAATTAGAGATACTGCTAGAGTCCTTTCGATTAGTACTCAT
This window encodes:
- a CDS encoding IS1-like element transposase — its product is PFCQSTDVVKNGKSKQGKQRYCCRHKECPRSTFIRDYTHYGYQPEVKQKIIEMAVNGSGIRDTARVLSISTHTVIKQLKKKSQN